One segment of Pseudomonas asgharzadehiana DNA contains the following:
- the cyoA gene encoding ubiquinol oxidase subunit II, whose amino-acid sequence MKRASYGLAYIASLFLLTGCNLVVFNPKGQIATDERNLIILATGLMLLVVVPVIVLTFVFAYRYRATNKKARYSPRWASSHKIEAVVWGVPLLIIIALGWVTWETTHALDPYRPLDSDKQPLNVQVVATDWKWLFIYPDLGVASVNELALPVHTPVSFTITSDAAMTSFFIPALGGQIYAMAGMQTKLHLIANETGEFRGIAANYNGPGFSDMHFSTLSLSDTDFQAWLTKVKGAPTQLDHTSYAQLAKPSTRHPVTYYSAVQERLFLDIVDKYEGMNKADKTQRRQTRLNSTGERADHYLVQER is encoded by the coding sequence ATGAAACGCGCGAGTTATGGCCTGGCCTATATCGCCAGCCTCTTCTTATTAACCGGCTGCAATCTGGTGGTGTTCAACCCAAAGGGCCAGATTGCAACCGACGAGCGCAACCTGATTATCCTCGCCACCGGCCTGATGTTGCTGGTGGTCGTGCCGGTGATCGTGCTCACGTTCGTGTTTGCCTATCGCTATCGCGCGACCAACAAAAAAGCCCGTTACTCGCCCCGTTGGGCCAGTTCGCACAAAATCGAAGCCGTGGTGTGGGGCGTTCCGTTGCTCATCATCATCGCCCTGGGATGGGTGACGTGGGAAACCACCCACGCCCTCGACCCCTATCGCCCGCTCGACTCCGACAAACAACCGCTCAATGTTCAGGTGGTGGCCACTGACTGGAAGTGGCTGTTCATTTACCCCGACCTGGGTGTCGCCAGCGTGAACGAGCTTGCCCTGCCGGTGCATACGCCGGTGAGCTTTACCATCACGTCCGACGCCGCCATGACCTCCTTTTTCATCCCGGCCCTGGGCGGGCAGATCTACGCCATGGCCGGGATGCAGACCAAGTTGCACCTGATCGCCAACGAGACCGGCGAGTTCAGAGGCATTGCCGCCAATTACAACGGCCCCGGTTTTTCCGACATGCACTTCTCCACGCTGTCACTGAGCGACACCGACTTTCAAGCCTGGCTGACAAAGGTCAAGGGTGCGCCGACGCAGCTGGACCACACCAGCTATGCGCAATTGGCCAAGCCTAGCACCCGGCACCCGGTGACCTATTACTCGGCGGTACAGGAGCGGCTGTTCCTGGACATCGTCGACAAATATGAAGGCATGAACAAGGCCGACAAAACCCAGCGCCGCCAGACCCGGTTGAACAGCACCGGCGAGCGCGCGGATCACTACCTGGTGCAGGAGCGTTAA
- a CDS encoding OBAP family protein, with product MNHTTLHVLCLTTAVTLLTACAGNNSASNVVAPGKAKSPTLQSLDAGAALLQSRPPIDALNAYLDGFHFYNGHPDVQMEAHHYCSVLNEEVIQCVIYDGNRKDAKLMGVEYIISEPLFGTLPAAEKALWHSHVHEVKSGQLVAPGIPETAEHALMEKLVHTYGKTWHTWHTDLNKRLPLGVPQLMMGFTADGQADPDMVAERDQRMGIDSAEKKQARIDIVAPPIAPGADAWRQGTVIQIIDPTATAHQH from the coding sequence ATGAACCACACCACACTCCACGTACTCTGCCTGACTACCGCCGTTACTCTGCTCACAGCCTGTGCCGGCAATAACTCGGCCTCCAATGTCGTGGCGCCTGGTAAGGCGAAATCACCAACCCTGCAATCTCTCGACGCCGGGGCGGCGCTGCTCCAATCGCGCCCGCCCATCGATGCGCTGAACGCTTACCTGGACGGCTTCCACTTTTATAATGGCCACCCCGACGTGCAAATGGAGGCCCATCATTACTGCTCGGTGCTCAACGAAGAAGTGATCCAGTGCGTGATCTACGACGGCAATCGCAAGGATGCAAAGTTGATGGGCGTGGAATACATCATCAGCGAACCATTGTTCGGCACGCTGCCGGCCGCTGAAAAAGCGTTGTGGCACAGCCACGTGCATGAAGTGAAATCAGGCCAGTTGGTCGCACCCGGCATCCCCGAAACGGCCGAGCACGCCCTGATGGAAAAACTCGTGCATACCTATGGCAAGACTTGGCACACCTGGCATACCGACCTCAACAAGCGTCTGCCGCTGGGTGTCCCTCAGCTCATGATGGGGTTCACCGCCGACGGCCAGGCCGACCCGGACATGGTCGCCGAGCGCGACCAGCGCATGGGCATCGACAGCGCCGAAAAAAAGCAGGCGCGCATCGACATCGTCGCGCCGCCGATCGCACCCGGCGCCGACGCATGGCGCCAGGGCACTGTCATCCAGATCATCGACCCGACCGCAACGGCCCATCAGCATTGA
- the cyoB gene encoding cytochrome o ubiquinol oxidase subunit I: protein MFGKLSWEAIPTSEPIVMYTLAFVGLIGVALVGSITWKRKWGYLWREWFTSVDHKKIGCMYIIVALVMLLRGFSDAIMMRTQQAMAASGGPGYLPPEHYDQIFTAHGVIMIFFMAMPFVVGLMNIVVPLQIGARDVAYPFLNALSFWLFVVGAALVNISLGVGEFARTGWVAYPPLSELGYSPGVGVDYYIWSLQISGIGTLLTGVNFFVTILKMRTEGMTLFKMPVFTWNALCTSVLILASFPILTATLLMLSLDRYLGMHFFTNEAGGNPMMYVNLIWAWGHPEVYILILPAFGVFSEIAATFSSKRLFGYVSLVWATIAITVLSFIVWLHHFFTMGSGGNVNAFFGIMTMIIAVPTGVKIFTWLFTMYRGRVRFETPMLWTLGFIVTFSIGGMTGVLLAVPGADFMLHNSLFLIAHFHNVIIGGAVFGYMAGLTYWFPKAFGFRLYDKLGRIAFWCWLIGFYFAFMPSYVLGFMGMTRRLNHFNNPEWRPWLLLELVGVAIILCGVASQALQLFVSIRYRHRYRDLTGDPWDGRTLEWATASPPPLYNFAEQPKVSDLDAYWGMKERGVSTLSHTDYRSIHMPRNTASGLVISLFALVCSFALVWHIWWLAAFGLVASVVAFVVRSYDEDTDYFVPAQEVARIEKARLKDLAEA from the coding sequence ATGTTCGGAAAACTTTCGTGGGAGGCGATCCCAACAAGCGAGCCCATTGTGATGTACACGCTGGCCTTCGTTGGGCTGATCGGTGTGGCGTTGGTGGGGTCGATTACCTGGAAACGCAAATGGGGTTATTTGTGGCGCGAATGGTTTACCTCGGTGGACCACAAGAAAATCGGCTGCATGTACATCATCGTGGCGCTGGTGATGCTGCTGCGCGGCTTCTCCGACGCGATCATGATGCGTACCCAGCAAGCCATGGCCGCCAGCGGCGGGCCAGGTTACCTGCCGCCTGAACACTACGACCAGATCTTCACCGCCCACGGCGTGATCATGATCTTCTTTATGGCCATGCCTTTCGTGGTCGGCTTGATGAATATCGTGGTGCCGTTGCAGATCGGCGCGCGCGATGTGGCCTACCCGTTTCTCAACGCGCTGAGTTTCTGGCTGTTCGTGGTCGGCGCGGCACTGGTCAACATTTCGCTGGGGGTGGGCGAGTTTGCGCGCACCGGCTGGGTTGCCTATCCGCCGTTGTCCGAGCTGGGTTACAGCCCCGGCGTCGGCGTGGACTATTACATCTGGTCACTGCAGATATCCGGCATCGGCACGTTACTCACGGGGGTGAATTTCTTCGTGACCATCCTGAAGATGCGCACCGAAGGCATGACCCTGTTCAAGATGCCCGTGTTCACCTGGAACGCACTGTGCACCTCGGTGCTGATCCTGGCGTCGTTCCCGATCCTGACCGCCACCCTGCTGATGCTGTCCCTGGACCGTTACCTGGGCATGCATTTTTTTACCAACGAAGCCGGTGGCAACCCGATGATGTACGTCAACCTGATCTGGGCCTGGGGGCACCCGGAGGTGTACATCCTGATCCTGCCGGCGTTCGGGGTGTTTTCCGAGATCGCGGCCACCTTCAGCAGCAAGCGGCTGTTCGGCTACGTGTCGCTGGTGTGGGCAACGATCGCGATTACCGTGCTGTCGTTCATCGTGTGGTTGCACCATTTCTTCACCATGGGCTCGGGCGGTAACGTCAACGCGTTCTTCGGCATCATGACGATGATCATCGCCGTACCAACCGGGGTAAAAATCTTCACCTGGCTGTTCACCATGTACCGTGGACGGGTGCGCTTCGAGACGCCGATGCTGTGGACCCTGGGCTTTATCGTGACGTTCAGCATCGGCGGCATGACCGGCGTGCTGCTGGCCGTGCCCGGCGCCGACTTCATGCTGCACAACAGCCTGTTCCTGATCGCTCACTTTCATAACGTGATCATTGGGGGCGCGGTGTTCGGCTACATGGCCGGCCTGACCTATTGGTTCCCCAAGGCCTTTGGTTTTCGCTTGTACGACAAACTGGGGCGTATCGCATTCTGGTGCTGGCTCATCGGCTTTTATTTCGCCTTCATGCCCTCGTACGTGCTGGGCTTCATGGGCATGACGCGCCGCCTCAACCACTTCAACAACCCGGAATGGCGGCCCTGGCTGCTGCTCGAACTGGTGGGCGTGGCGATTATCCTCTGCGGTGTCGCGTCCCAGGCCCTGCAACTGTTTGTCAGCATCCGCTACCGTCATCGCTATCGCGACCTCACCGGCGACCCTTGGGACGGCCGCACCCTGGAATGGGCCACCGCCTCTCCGCCACCGCTGTACAACTTCGCCGAGCAACCCAAGGTCAGCGACCTGGATGCGTACTGGGGCATGAAGGAACGCGGCGTCAGCACCCTCAGCCACACCGACTACCGAAGCATCCACATGCCGCGCAACACCGCTTCGGGCTTGGTCATCAGCCTGTTCGCACTGGTCTGCAGCTTTGCCCTGGTCTGGCATATCTGGTGGTTGGCGGCCTTCGGCCTGGTGGCATCGGTGGTTGCATTCGTGGTGCGCAGCTACGACGAAGACACCGATTACTTCGTGCCCGCGCAAGAGGTCGCGCGCATCGAAAAGGCACGCCTGAAAGACCTGGCAGAGGCTTGA
- a CDS encoding ferritin-like domain-containing protein, with protein sequence MATPQENLLDWLRDAHAMEQQAEKMLKAQSERLEHYPRLKARIDQHIEETLDQQRLIDECLTRLGGSSSTLKDIGGKLMAFGQAVGGSLMSDEVIKGAMAGYVFENMEIASYTVLIAAAQEAGDAETKAACEKILPQEVAMADWLREHLPELTQAFLQRSAAPDEEAKR encoded by the coding sequence ATGGCAACTCCACAGGAAAACCTGCTCGACTGGCTACGCGATGCGCATGCGATGGAGCAACAGGCCGAAAAAATGCTCAAGGCACAATCCGAGCGCCTGGAGCACTACCCACGGCTCAAGGCCCGCATCGACCAGCATATAGAAGAGACTCTCGACCAGCAGAGGTTGATTGACGAATGCCTGACGCGCCTGGGCGGCAGCTCCTCGACGCTCAAAGACATCGGCGGCAAGTTGATGGCGTTCGGGCAGGCGGTCGGTGGCTCACTGATGAGCGATGAGGTCATCAAGGGCGCCATGGCCGGCTACGTATTTGAAAATATGGAGATCGCCAGCTACACGGTGCTCATCGCGGCCGCGCAGGAGGCCGGTGACGCCGAAACCAAAGCGGCCTGTGAAAAGATCCTGCCGCAGGAAGTCGCCATGGCTGACTGGTTGCGCGAACATTTGCCCGAGCTCACCCAAGCGTTTCTGCAGCGCTCTGCGGCCCCCGATGAAGAGGCCAAGCGCTGA
- a CDS encoding manganese catalase family protein → MFLHNKRLQYTVRVAEPNPGLANLLLEQFGGAQGELAAASRYFTQALAEDDPGRKDLLMDIATEELSHLEVVGSIIVMLNKGAKGRMAEGVEEEGELYRALNGAGNDSHITSLLYGAGSPLTNSAGVPWTAAYIDTIGEPTADMRSNIAAEARAKIVYERLMNVTDDPGVKEALGFLMTREIAHQLSFEKALHAIQPNFPQGKLPGMPEFTQVYFNMSQGEGNVRGPWNQGEEWTFVENPQPAVDGGDGMATVQLDADEEAQLSAMKIRTLSDPASDPTTGADLGAGIPPKPAI, encoded by the coding sequence ATGTTTCTACATAACAAGCGACTTCAATACACCGTGCGCGTGGCCGAGCCTAACCCGGGGTTGGCGAACCTTTTGCTTGAGCAGTTTGGCGGCGCTCAGGGTGAATTGGCGGCAGCGTCGCGCTATTTCACCCAAGCGCTGGCCGAGGACGATCCGGGGCGCAAAGACCTGTTGATGGACATCGCCACCGAGGAGCTCAGCCATCTGGAGGTTGTGGGATCCATCATCGTGATGCTCAACAAGGGCGCCAAGGGGCGCATGGCCGAGGGCGTGGAGGAGGAGGGCGAGTTGTATCGCGCGCTTAACGGCGCGGGCAATGACTCGCATATCACCAGCCTGCTGTATGGCGCCGGTTCGCCGTTGACCAATAGCGCCGGCGTGCCATGGACAGCGGCTTACATCGACACGATCGGTGAGCCTACCGCCGACATGCGTTCCAACATTGCCGCTGAAGCCCGCGCCAAAATCGTGTATGAGCGCCTGATGAACGTCACGGACGACCCGGGCGTCAAGGAGGCGCTGGGCTTTCTGATGACGCGCGAGATTGCGCATCAACTGTCCTTTGAAAAGGCGTTGCATGCGATTCAGCCGAATTTCCCCCAAGGCAAGTTGCCGGGCATGCCTGAGTTCACCCAGGTGTACTTCAACATGTCGCAGGGCGAGGGGAATGTTCGCGGGCCCTGGAACCAGGGCGAAGAATGGACGTTCGTGGAAAACCCGCAACCCGCGGTGGATGGCGGCGACGGCATGGCCACGGTGCAACTGGACGCCGACGAGGAAGCGCAACTGAGTGCGATGAAGATCCGCACGCTCTCGGACCCCGCCAGCGACCCCACTACCGGGGCTGACCTGGGGGCGGGTATCCCGCCCAAGCCTGCCATTTGA
- the cyoC gene encoding cytochrome o ubiquinol oxidase subunit III has product MSNIIIETDVAHTHEQGHEDAGSLSLFGFWIYLMTDCILFATLFAGYAVLRDSVAGGPSSVDIFELPYVLGETMLLLLSSITYGYAMLAMNRGQQAQVLRWLGLTFVLGAGFIAMEFNEFHHLIEEGHGPDRSAFLTAFFTLVGTHGAHVLTGLIWMAVLMAQVYQRGLTNTNATRLSCLSLFWHFLDVVWICVFTVVYLLGVV; this is encoded by the coding sequence ATGTCCAACATCATCATCGAAACAGACGTTGCGCATACCCACGAACAAGGGCACGAAGACGCCGGTTCCCTGAGCCTGTTCGGGTTCTGGATCTACCTGATGACCGACTGCATCCTGTTCGCCACGTTGTTCGCAGGCTATGCCGTGTTGCGCGACAGCGTGGCCGGCGGCCCTTCGAGCGTGGATATTTTCGAACTGCCCTATGTGCTGGGTGAAACCATGCTGCTGCTGTTGAGCAGCATCACCTACGGCTACGCGATGCTCGCCATGAACCGTGGCCAGCAAGCCCAGGTCCTGCGGTGGTTGGGGCTCACATTTGTGCTGGGTGCGGGCTTTATCGCCATGGAGTTCAACGAATTCCACCACCTGATCGAAGAAGGCCATGGGCCGGACCGCAGTGCGTTCCTGACCGCATTCTTCACGCTCGTGGGCACCCACGGCGCGCACGTGCTGACGGGGTTGATCTGGATGGCGGTGCTGATGGCCCAGGTCTATCAACGTGGCCTGACCAACACCAATGCCACGCGCCTCAGTTGCCTGAGTTTGTTCTGGCACTTTTTGGACGTGGTGTGGATCTGCGTGTTTACCGTGGTCTATCTGTTAGGGGTGGTGTGA
- a CDS encoding ATP-dependent Clp protease proteolytic subunit, translated as MPLHIINFTGPITASTCSQLIQQASLAVQQDASGLVLNIATMGGECSYGFTMYNFLLSLPIPVHTHNLGTVESMGNIIFLAGERRTACKHSKFLFHPFHWHLQGSIDHSRMSEYAMSLDYDLQLYARIVAERTLDAAEKLETEKYLIAAPRILDPPNAMTAGLIHAIELPVIKAEFVSSFIHS; from the coding sequence ATGCCTTTACACATTATCAACTTTACCGGACCGATCACCGCGTCGACCTGCAGCCAGCTTATCCAACAAGCCTCGCTGGCCGTGCAGCAAGACGCCTCTGGCCTGGTCCTGAACATTGCCACCATGGGCGGTGAATGCAGCTACGGTTTCACGATGTATAACTTCCTGCTGTCACTGCCGATCCCGGTACACACCCACAACCTGGGCACCGTGGAATCGATGGGCAATATTATTTTCCTGGCCGGTGAGCGGCGGACCGCCTGCAAGCACAGCAAGTTTCTGTTCCACCCGTTCCATTGGCATTTGCAAGGTTCTATCGACCATTCGCGCATGTCCGAATATGCGATGAGTCTTGACTACGACTTACAGTTGTACGCACGCATCGTCGCCGAGCGCACGCTGGATGCCGCCGAAAAACTGGAAACCGAAAAATACCTGATCGCCGCGCCGCGCATTCTCGACCCGCCGAATGCCATGACCGCCGGATTGATCCATGCCATCGAGCTGCCTGTTATCAAGGCAGAGTTCGTGAGTAGTTTCATACACTCCTAG
- a CDS encoding SDR family oxidoreductase yields the protein MDQQNNGLVVICGASAGVGRATAHRFAAAGYRIGLLARDEAALAATREELAQYGQAVTAISVDVADAQALEAAALALEAQLGPLQVWVNSAMVTAFSPIEKLTAQEIRRVTDVTYLGTVNGTLAALKLLRPRNSGVIIQVGSALAYRAIPLQSAYCGAKFAVRGFTDALRCELLHERSRIRVCMVQLPAINTPQFDWARNKLDKRPQPVPPIHDPDVAARAIFSVVRRTPRELWLGMESIKAIVGSCLIPGLLDHMLARQCYPGQMSQEDESGDHGDNLCQPLSAELHRTRGRFVGRSRDSALALSSTQVSALSAVLALVGAMVLLWF from the coding sequence ATGGATCAGCAGAACAACGGCCTGGTGGTGATCTGCGGTGCGAGCGCGGGGGTAGGGCGGGCCACGGCGCATCGTTTCGCCGCCGCCGGTTACCGCATCGGCCTGCTGGCACGCGATGAGGCCGCTCTGGCGGCAACGCGCGAAGAGCTGGCGCAGTACGGCCAGGCGGTCACGGCGATAAGTGTCGATGTGGCCGATGCGCAGGCGCTTGAAGCGGCGGCCCTTGCGCTTGAGGCGCAACTGGGCCCGCTGCAGGTGTGGGTAAATTCCGCGATGGTCACGGCGTTCTCACCCATTGAAAAACTCACCGCGCAGGAAATCCGCCGCGTCACCGACGTCACTTACCTGGGCACCGTTAATGGCACGCTGGCCGCCTTGAAATTGCTGCGCCCGCGCAATAGCGGCGTGATCATCCAGGTGGGCTCGGCGCTGGCCTATCGCGCCATTCCTTTGCAATCGGCTTATTGCGGCGCCAAGTTCGCCGTTCGCGGGTTTACCGACGCGCTGCGTTGTGAGCTGCTGCACGAGCGCAGTCGCATTCGTGTGTGCATGGTGCAGTTGCCGGCGATCAACACGCCGCAGTTCGACTGGGCGCGCAACAAACTCGACAAACGCCCGCAACCGGTGCCACCCATCCACGACCCCGACGTGGCCGCTCGGGCGATCTTCAGTGTGGTGCGGCGCACGCCGCGCGAGTTGTGGCTGGGCATGGAAAGCATCAAGGCGATTGTCGGCAGTTGCCTGATCCCGGGGCTGCTCGATCATATGCTCGCGCGGCAGTGCTATCCGGGCCAAATGAGCCAGGAAGATGAGAGCGGCGACCACGGCGACAACTTGTGCCAACCGCTGAGCGCTGAACTGCACCGCACTCGCGGCCGTTTCGTCGGCCGCTCCCGCGACAGCGCGCTGGCGCTGAGCTCCACTCAGGTGTCGGCGTTATCCGCGGTGTTGGCGCTGGTCGGTGCGATGGTTCTGCTGTGGTTCTGA
- a CDS encoding general stress protein, whose protein sequence is MSTQDKQGQMSVNEAGKKGGEATSASHDKEFYQEIGSKGGQNSGGNFKNDPERAAEAGSKGGQNSGGNFANDREKASEAGRKGGEHSHGGGRNS, encoded by the coding sequence ATGAGCACTCAAGACAAGCAAGGCCAAATGAGCGTCAATGAAGCCGGTAAAAAAGGCGGCGAAGCTACGTCCGCTTCTCATGACAAAGAGTTCTATCAAGAGATCGGTAGCAAAGGCGGCCAGAACAGCGGCGGTAACTTCAAAAATGACCCTGAGCGCGCCGCCGAAGCGGGCAGTAAGGGCGGCCAGAACAGTGGCGGCAACTTCGCCAACGACCGTGAGAAAGCTTCTGAAGCGGGGCGTAAAGGTGGCGAACACAGCCATGGTGGCGGCCGCAACAGTTGA
- the cyoD gene encoding cytochrome o ubiquinol oxidase subunit IV, giving the protein MYKQSSIHSSAGTSHGSSRSYLVGFLVSVLLTLVPFALVMFPSLPRTVTAWLVVALGAIQVIAHLKYFLHLDTAAEQRWNLIALVFSVVIILLLVGLSLWIMDNIHHNMLAH; this is encoded by the coding sequence ATGTACAAACAAAGTTCGATTCACAGCAGCGCCGGTACAAGCCATGGCAGCAGCCGTTCGTACCTGGTCGGGTTCCTCGTTTCGGTGCTGCTGACCCTGGTCCCGTTCGCCCTGGTGATGTTCCCGTCACTGCCGCGCACCGTTACCGCATGGCTGGTGGTGGCGCTGGGCGCGATACAAGTCATCGCCCACCTCAAGTACTTCCTGCACCTGGACACGGCGGCAGAACAACGCTGGAACTTGATCGCATTGGTTTTTTCAGTGGTCATCATTTTGCTGCTGGTGGGGCTCTCGCTATGGATCATGGACAATATTCATCACAATATGCTGGCGCACTGA
- the cyoE gene encoding heme o synthase encodes MGLLNVGVQLTKPGIIFGNLASVLGGYFLASSGHSVAPLRLLATLLGTALVIGCSCVLNNCIDRDIDRRMVRTCHRALALRAITVPSAVSYALALGIAGFSLLWAASNVLACILAMVGVVIYLGAYTYWLKRRSHWATLIGSLSGAMPPVIGYAAVTGRFDATAMLLIAVFGCWQMPHSHAITVMRREDFRAARLPLLTLSQTHRQIQAYMLAFLASAVLLGVVAQMNVLYFTVVSGLSAYWLALANSPVRLIDPTRWARTLFGFSILLILALDLSLALNSGRQGSLSCGVQAPAIMRSGA; translated from the coding sequence ATGGGGCTACTCAATGTCGGGGTTCAATTGACGAAGCCCGGCATCATTTTCGGTAACCTCGCGTCAGTGCTCGGCGGCTATTTCCTGGCCTCCAGCGGTCATTCGGTGGCACCGTTGCGTTTGCTGGCGACCCTGCTCGGCACCGCGCTGGTGATCGGTTGCAGCTGCGTGCTGAACAACTGCATTGACCGCGACATCGACCGGCGCATGGTGCGCACCTGTCACCGGGCGCTGGCCCTGCGAGCGATCACGGTGCCCAGCGCCGTAAGCTATGCCCTTGCGCTGGGCATCGCCGGCTTCAGTTTGTTGTGGGCTGCCAGCAATGTGTTGGCCTGCATCCTGGCGATGGTCGGCGTGGTTATCTACCTGGGGGCTTATACCTACTGGTTGAAGCGACGGTCGCATTGGGCAACCTTGATCGGCAGCCTCTCCGGGGCGATGCCGCCCGTTATAGGTTATGCCGCGGTCACCGGCCGGTTTGATGCCACGGCGATGCTGCTGATCGCGGTGTTCGGCTGCTGGCAGATGCCTCATTCACACGCCATCACCGTGATGCGGCGCGAGGATTTTCGCGCGGCGCGCCTGCCCTTACTGACGCTGTCCCAAACCCACAGGCAAATACAGGCGTACATGCTGGCCTTCCTGGCCAGCGCTGTGTTGCTGGGTGTGGTGGCCCAAATGAACGTGCTGTATTTCACCGTGGTAAGCGGCCTTAGCGCTTACTGGCTGGCACTCGCCAACAGCCCTGTGCGCCTGATTGATCCGACACGCTGGGCACGCACGTTATTTGGTTTTTCGATTCTGCTGATACTGGCTCTGGATCTTTCGCTGGCGTTGAACAGCGGGCGCCAAGGCTCACTTTCATGCGGGGTGCAGGCGCCCGCCATCATGCGGTCGGGCGCCTGA
- a CDS encoding general stress protein, protein MTTSNKNPGNFANDPQKASEAGKKGGQASGGNFANDREKASEAGRKGGQNSHGGGRKSS, encoded by the coding sequence ATGACGACGAGTAATAAGAACCCGGGCAACTTCGCCAATGATCCTCAGAAAGCATCGGAGGCGGGAAAGAAAGGTGGCCAAGCGTCCGGCGGTAACTTTGCAAACGACCGTGAGAAAGCGTCGGAAGCGGGCCGTAAAGGTGGCCAGAACAGCCATGGCGGCGGCCGTAAGTCCTCATAG